The proteins below are encoded in one region of Sphaerodactylus townsendi isolate TG3544 linkage group LG06, MPM_Stown_v2.3, whole genome shotgun sequence:
- the ARL1 gene encoding ADP-ribosylation factor-like protein 1, producing MGGFFSTIFSSLFGTREMRILILGLDGAGKTTILYRLQVGEVVTTIPTIGFNVETVTYKNLKFQVWDLGGQTSIRPYWRCYYSNTDAVIYVVDSCDRDRIGISKSELVAMLEEEELKKAILVVFANKQDMEQAMTPTEMANSLGLPVLKDRKWQIFKTSATKGTGLDEAMEWLVETLKSRQ from the exons ATGG GTGGCTTTTTTTCCACTATCTTTTCCAGTTTATTTGGTACTCGGGAAATGAGAATTTTAATTTTGGGACTAGATGGAGCAGGAAAGACAACTATTCTCTACAGGTTACAAGTTGGAGAAGTTGTGACTACCATTCCTA CAATTGGTTTCAATGTTGAGACAGTAACCTACAAGAATCTGAAGTTTCAAGTCTGGGACCTGGGAGGACAGACAAGTATCAG ACCTTATTGGCGATGCTACTATTCCAATACCGATGCGGTCATCTATGTAGTAGACAGCTGTGACAGAGACAGAATTGGCATTTCGAAGTCTGAGCTTGTTGCCATGTTGGAG GAAGAAGAACTGAAGAAAGCCATTTTAGTGGTGTTTGCAAACAAACAAGACATGGAACAGGCGATGACTCCTACAGAAATGGCAAATTCACTCGGACTTCCTGTCCTGAAAGACCGGAAGTGGCAGATATTCAAAACATCTGCAACCAAAGGCACTGGACTTGATGAGGCAATGGAGTG GTTGGTGGAGACCTTGAAGAGCAGACAGTGA